A DNA window from Oikeobacillus pervagus contains the following coding sequences:
- a CDS encoding ComZ family protein, with protein sequence MNDQKNMEFMQIAMKYLPEAQGKLQDAGIDFSMDLIEPFMGLFLNVMNEAYELGKKDALNEEK encoded by the coding sequence ATGAATGACCAAAAAAATATGGAATTCATGCAAATCGCTATGAAGTATTTACCAGAGGCCCAAGGAAAATTACAAGATGCAGGAATTGACTTCTCTATGGATTTAATAGAACCTTTTATGGGATTATTTCTAAATGTAATGAATGAGGCCTATGAGCTTGGGAAAAAAGATGCGTTGAATGAAGAAAAATAA
- a CDS encoding BMP family ABC transporter substrate-binding protein: MIKKCMFMGLILFLIIFISGCSSNAKKGNLKKVGLLVPQTINDQVWGTKGYKGLLKIQSRYNVDFFYKEGVDSEVLAERTVQEFADKGVNLIFGHGSEYSMYFNRLASKYPDIHFVSFNGNAEVKNTTSLKFESHAMGFFGGMVAAHETKTNKIGVLATHRWQPENKGFVQGAEFENPDVEVDLRYVGNWDDRELALQMLDDMIADGVDVVYPAGDGYNVPVIEYLKERGLHAVGYVSDQSDLGETTVLTSTVQHVDKLYELVASRFVDGTLESGNLYFDFHDGVISMGKFSPNMDEKFQNKVKNLVQEYRQYETLPGTNKGEQK, from the coding sequence ATGATAAAAAAATGCATGTTTATGGGATTGATCTTATTTTTAATTATTTTCATAAGTGGTTGCTCCAGCAATGCCAAAAAAGGAAACTTAAAAAAAGTGGGCTTACTTGTTCCACAAACGATCAACGACCAAGTTTGGGGAACAAAGGGTTATAAGGGATTACTTAAAATACAATCTCGTTATAATGTTGATTTTTTCTATAAAGAAGGAGTTGATTCGGAGGTATTAGCCGAAAGGACAGTTCAAGAGTTTGCGGATAAAGGGGTCAATCTTATATTCGGACATGGTAGTGAATATTCCATGTACTTTAATCGACTCGCCTCCAAATATCCAGATATCCACTTCGTTAGTTTCAACGGCAATGCTGAAGTGAAGAACACGACGAGTTTGAAATTTGAGAGTCATGCGATGGGATTTTTCGGGGGAATGGTAGCTGCACATGAAACCAAAACAAATAAAATCGGGGTATTGGCCACTCATCGCTGGCAACCCGAGAATAAGGGATTCGTTCAGGGGGCTGAATTTGAGAATCCTGATGTAGAAGTTGATCTTCGTTATGTTGGAAATTGGGATGACCGTGAGCTTGCCCTGCAAATGTTGGATGATATGATTGCAGATGGGGTAGATGTTGTCTATCCAGCAGGAGATGGGTATAATGTTCCTGTTATCGAATATTTAAAAGAACGAGGTCTCCATGCTGTTGGCTATGTATCGGATCAATCAGATCTTGGGGAAACAACTGTTTTAACTAGTACTGTCCAACATGTGGACAAACTATATGAGCTGGTAGCTTCAAGGTTTGTTGATGGAACATTAGAGTCTGGAAATCTATATTTTGATTTCCATGATGGAGTCATTAGCATGGGAAAATTTAGTCCAAATATGGATGAGAAATTTCAAAACAAGGTGAAAAACTTAGTTCAAGAGTATCGCCAATATGAAACATTACCAGGGACAAATAAGGGGGAACAAAAATGA